TAGATAGTTGTTACCTGGTTGGAGATTAAGCTGCTGTAGTTACTTCAGCTTTGCTAGCCCAGGTTAAATAAGAGACTGGTATCTTTGTGTTTTAGTAAAAATTTTGCCTCGATTGTTTGCTAAACTGTACCGGCAATAACTGTTTACTAGAAGTTATAATATCAAGTTTGCCCCTATGAAATTAGATCCCCTTTTTGCAATTATATTAAATTGGCCGgattaagaattttttttattaagaaTTTGCTTGCATGAACATTATCTCTTATAACTTAAAAACTGAAAGCAAATATACAAGTCTATCTTTTGGAGCTTTCAAGTTCTGTCTCAATTATTTCAACATCTCAAGATAGCCTGGTTGTGTtagttgaaatttgaaattagaGACAGCTAGTTGCATGAAAACTTACCCTACATTAAAGCAGTATTTGAGATTCTAACAGTTTGATTTGTGCAATGCATGTTAGGAATCACCAAATCTGACTTCCCAAGTACAAAGGGGATTGCAAATCTCCCCTGAAACCTAAAAAGTTTATaaacttttatttggaaattcttATGCCAAGGTggtccttttcttttgcttgcttAACTTGCGTTAGTTACTCTTTTGCCtcctctttaatttttttttttttttgactgatGGAGAGATCCAGATTTATTGTCACTTTTATCTCTTTGTGACTTTTGACTTGCTGTAACTGGCAGGCGATAGTCTTTAATATAGAGCAGTACAAAGGCCTGAATGTTCCCCTTCCAGCAGTTGTGCAGGTAAGCCAGGAACTGTGGGGACTGTTGATAAAAATTGGTAAAGCTTTCTTGTACTGCAGCTCACTTGTTCGTTTTGTACTTGTTTTGCTAAATTTCTGTTATCATGCATATATATAGTTGTATGTGTCTTATGTACAAGCATCTACGAAGTAGTGTCATGATGGTTTACCACTTACTAAAGTTAACTTGTTCATAAAACCAATCTGAGTTGTATCATGGAACATGTCATGGTAAGCACGGCATGTAGACATTGACACAAGGGgattagtattcatttgaaacTGCAGGAATATGTTGACCATTCATCCTGTCTGTTTAAGTTCTATGTCCTGGGGGAGAAGGTTTTCTATGCAATTAAGAAGTCTACGCCTAATGCAGCTACTTTGATGGGCTTACCAGAGGCGTGTGATCTCAAGCCTATCCTCTTTGACAGGTACTCCATTTTCTTGATTTCCTATTCTCATCTTTTGCCATGATACTAGAACTGTTCACATGAATGAGAGCATATGCAAACCTTTCATTACTGCTGGCATTGCTTGCAGTTTGAAATCTCTACCTATAGACAAGAAAAATCAGCAGGTTGAGGATGGGGTGAGCAGTGCTGGAATTCAGCAACTTGACCTTGAACTCGTCACTGATGCTGCAAATTGGCTCAGAAGTGTTCTCAACCTTACCATATTTGGCTTTGATGTTGTTGTGAGTTTCTGTTTCAACTCTGACCATTTTCTACGTCTATTATTTCTACTCTCTTCTGACCAGCTGTATTTTACACAATGAATTCCACATGATTGTTTGCAAAAGGTAGGATTTGCTTTTTATGTGGTATATTTTCAAGAATTCATGGGCATGATTAAGGAAAGTTATAATCTGTGCAAATGATATAGTTCAGGCACAATAAGAGGAAATGAAACAAGGAGAGTGGAAGCACTTGTTTATTATTGATGTTGTgatgaaaaatcaaaacttATTGCTGTAACGTGATCTACCAAGTAATAAAATGCCGGTAATACTGTTTAAGCCGTTGTGATCGTTAAACTCTAATACTGCTCCTCTCAATCATGGGTTGATAGATTTTGTGGAAGGAACGGCGGAGGAAATGAAAACTGTCTACAGTTTAATTTCCATTATCCTGTTGGAATTTACAGTTTTGCTTCGTTTAAACTTTCAGATCCAGGAAGCCACAGGCGACCATGTCATCGTCGATTTAAATTACCTGCCATCTTTCAAGGAGGTCCCAGATGATGTTGCAATACCTGCCTTCTGGGAAGCTATAAAGTGGAGATTCAAGTCAGAAAGAGGTCAAAGAAACTCTTCCTTGGCACCTTCATCTGCTGATAGCAATATAGTTTCATTTCCATAATGTTCCTTGCTACTGGCTCGTAATGGATGAAAGCTTAAGAGCACTGACAGAgaacatttttgttgtttgatTATCAGAAGTCGAATTTGCCACTGACTCAAATTTCACTGCAAATTATTCACATCGActcttcattgtttatttgAACCTTGGACGATTCTTGAATTCTAAAACAGTGATCCCATCACTTTTTGGCTGTGGGTGTGAAAGATTTCTCTGAGGATCCCCAGGTCGGAGAATATATAACAGGCAGGACTAAAGAGCGAGATGGGGAAATCTGGGCGGAGCCTTGCCGACAAAACTCGAAACTGTGAAGGCTGTTCATGCATGCTCAAAATCTCTCTTTTAAGTGCTAGGCGGATGAATGTCTCGTTTGGCAGTAATTAGATTCGTGTTTTTCCCACCTTCTTGGTCTTCTTCTTGTGGCTCTCGAATGATATACCACCAAGGACATTATTAGTTCATATAAGGCAATTTGCACTGAGCTGGCAGATGGTCCAATTTTTTCTAGCATTCAATTATGATTGCATGATAAAAACCAGGAAGCGATCTCCCAGAATCTGCTACTGAAACCCAATGAACAAGAAACAAACATTGATGGTTAATAAGGTCATACTTAAATATCAGGATGAGGTACAGAAGATGGCCGGGGGGTAAGATTTTTTATAAGCTGTCACAATCAATAGGCAGCAACTTCATAATTTTACTAAACAAAGTCACAGAATCTGCCAGAAACAGCTTATGCAGAAGGCTAGGAACGCTTATTGCAGAAATCCGGTTATGTAGCAATACAGGAACCAAATGCTGCCAGAAACAGCTTATGCAGAAGGTTAGTGAACCGTAATAAATGTACAACCACCTTTACTATTTCTATTCTTGCAGAAATCCAGTTAGAAGCAAGGCAGGAACGAAATGCTGCACTGGTGGACTGTCTCTCAGCTTCATTTACCCAAATCTTAATTGGGTGTTGGAAAGAATCAGGCGACGTGGACAATTCCTTACTCCAGCGTCAGAGGAGCAGAGGCTCTGTTGTTTTGCACGCCTAGAGAGAGAAACTCCAATAGGTACTGACGCCCGTGCAAACTGATAACTTCCATCAAATCAAGGCTGGAATACTCTTTTTGCTACCAAAAATTCCATACCTTGCCTCTTTTTCTCCGGTTCTTGAAAGCCAGTGAAGTTCCAGTAACACTTGTTCACACAAGTTACAGGCATATAACCCAAAAGGCAAAGGCTGAAATAGCAAATACTGGAACTACTCTTAACAGGATTTGTTTCTTCATAAGCTATCAAATGGGGCACTGCTGCCACCAGTGTCCACTTCTTCTTGACTTATGCTGCCTAGAAGAAGAGTGATCATCATCAAAATAAAATGAGGAAATATCCtacaaaagggggaaaaaaagaaaagaaaagaaagaaacaccaCTACCTGTCCCTGGGTTTGTGTGTAAATATTAAAGAGCACAAGAGAGACTATAAGGTAAATGCAAAAAAAGAGCAGTTCCAttaattgaaaaagaaagtagCAGGAGCCTAAAAGACAAAGCTGGCTGAGGATGCAAGAAAAATGAGAGTCTAAACTCCAAAACACTTGGTCGAGAAAATCAAATCCGGATTACAGGAGCTGTTTCAATATTAAAAGATCCAGCAGATAACTACAGCCGTGTTGATCATCTTAAACCACACAATAATTGTTAGTCCAAAGAAATCTTGCTTGTTACTGAGTGCTATACAAGCCACTGTAAAAGCAATAATTTCTTTCCATGTTGGGACTTTCTTCAGTGGAATAGTTTGGTCTGATTAACTCTATAGCTTGCAGATCCAAGCCCGAGTGAAATTCAGCAGCTTTTTGTAGTTCATAATTGCAAAATGGTTCACAATTACTAGTGATTTTGAAAGGAGAGATGGAATCTTAATTTGGATCAGCAAAGAACATCTTGCCAAATTAATTTACAAGGTAATCAACCCAAGATTATCTACCATTATTCCTCTTGTATCCTTTCCCCTACACCCCAAAAagtcctctccctctctctcagaCAGGCACAAAGGCCATCAATTAATACCTGAATGCTTAGCAACATAATCAGAGCTACTATCACTTGACCTCATTTTGCTTCCAATCTATCCTCTTCAGTGTTGCATCACATCACGACTATTCTAAATTCATTGCAATAAAAATCATCTACTTTTCACTTTTGGATTTCATATTTCCTGTACCTCATCCACAGAACCTGAAACTCAGATTAGGTGTAAACCTAAATCTAAGGCTCACAGTTAACCCATAGGAGGAAAGCTTTTAGGTGAACATGAGCAACAGCTAATCAAATATTATGTCATTTCTCTTATATTACCCCAATAAGGACTCCTTGCTTGCAAAATAACATATACTTTTGTTAATATCTACAGAAATGACAGAGACCTCCCTGGAGGTTTGCTGTTATTCCACATACCATCCTTGTGTTCTTGAAGTGACACCGACCTCCTCTGTCAATACAATCAGTTAAATGGTGTCTAGATAAGTTTTGTCCCATCAGTTTAAACAGTCTCTTTTCCTGCCCTGGCCTTTCTCCCCTTCAACTGATCCCTCTACTTTTTGAAACCCAATCCAAACCCTGTTTGTTCTGCCATCTCACCCTTTCCCATCACCAATCTTCTCCCTCTCCCATCTCCCACCCGCTTTCTCTGTGAAATCTCAGCTGCCCATCTCCTCCCTTTCCTATCTCGTCTCTCCCAACTCATTTGGCTTTCCTTTCCCCTAGCTACTCCTTCAGTTCCTACTTCTTATGCCACAACTGCACCCCTGGGCCTGGAAGTAATCCTGCATTCTCTTCCAAAGAGTAAATTGTTTATACCTTATTAGGTTTGACAGATGCTAGATTTTGTACTTAGACTAAGtcagttgaatttttttttttttttactcattAACTCACAATTATTTGGGGTTAGTTAATGTGGACATACTGAATTCCAGTGGTGGACCCTTTTATATGGATTTTTGTTGAATTCAGAATTGGTTTGGTTAGCGGTTGCTTAGCCTCCAGTCCATGCTACCAGAATTCTCTACTAAGCTGCTACTGCAACTATAGTTGAAGAAGGAGGACAAATAAAGATATGAATACAAGCCACATATTAATCCAAGGGttttaatctttttcttttttgagaagGAATAATTTTATTCAGAGGCACCAAAGGGATGCAACCAAAGCAAAACAACTAGTTATCTTCTTACACAATAGCAAGCCCTATCAAAAGTATCAGCAAAAGATAGTGGCTTGAAAGTACAAACATTTGAAAATGCAACTGCATCAAAAAGGACTCGTATACCTTTGGTACTAAGGGACAAGCTTGAATACCATTGTTATACATGCAAAGCAAACCAATTATGAGGAATCAAACATTTCACAGCAATATAATGTAAAACGACATTAAAGGAGGAATAGtgaggaaaatgaaagaaatctgCACCTTGCAAATTTCTTGTGGAGAAGGTCCTCCAAACTAACATTAATGAGggcaatttatttcttcatcagAACCACCAGCCAAGTCCAAATCTTCATGCGAGCTACTCGCTAAATTCCCTTCCTCACTTGAACCAGCGACATTTTTGTAATCATAGTAAGCATTTGCCTGTCAGTGAAGTAGAACCTAAAATTTTATGACGAGACAATAATCAAGAATACCCCATAAGGAAAACTGAACAGAATATCTTATCTAACCACACTCCCTAAGTGTTGAAGATATGTGATCTGATATTATGGAAAGATTTGATATTGTAAATATTAGGAAagatatgattatagtatcatgtattaattaggtatcatatgattatagtatcatatattaattaggtagtagattgatttagattagcatgattttaggatctaaattaagttacacttgtgtatatatatatgtatattgtgtagtccaaaaaaatgaagaagagtattttctctccttttGTCTTAGTTTACATGGTATCAAAGCGGATGCTCCTTTTGCATTAGTTCATTCAGATGTTTGGGGACCTAGTCCAGTCATTTCTAAAACTGGATTCAAGTATTTTGTTACTTTTGTCGATGACCATTCTCGTATGACTTGGttatatttgatgaaaaatCGGTCAGAgttgttttctcatttttttgctttttgtgCTAAGGTTAAGACTCAATTTAAGCGTTCCGTACAAATATTGCGAAGTGACAATGCCAAAGAATATTTATGCGCACCTTTTCAATCTTATATGGTGCAAAATGGCATTATTCATCAAACCTCTTGTGTGGATACACCATCCCAAAATGGAGTCGCAGAACGAAAGAATAGACATTTGCTCGAAACTGCAAGAGtcttatcatttcaaatgcatgTTCCTAAACATTTTTGGGCTGATGCAGTGTCCACAGCTTGCTTTCTAATTAATCGTCTGCCTTCATCTGTTCTGAATGGTGGGACTCCTTATAACACTCTTTTTCCAAATAAACCTTTATTTCCCATCGAACCTAAAATCTTTGGGTGTACATGTTTTGTCCGCGACTCTCGTCCCCAAGTCACTAAATTAGACCCCAAATCATTGAAATGTATTTTTCTTGGTTATTCTCGTGTCCAAAAAGGATATAGATGTTATTGTCCTAGTCTCGGCAGGTACATTGTGTCagttgatgttacttttcttgaaaatacaCCTTTTACCCCATCCTCATCTCATTCAtgtcaagatgaagatgatgatttgTTAATCTATACTGTCACATCCTCAAGTTCTTCCCCTGCTAAACCTTCAATTACTCAGGTATATTCTCGACGACAAAAGTCTCCTGATGCATGCCCTGAACCAGTTCCTTCGTTACTAGATCCTGTCTCAAGTGATGATCTTTCTATTGCTCTTCGCAAAGGTAAGCGTCAATGCACTTATCCTGTGTCTTCGTGTGTATCATTTACCCACCTCTTCTTGTTCCTTTATTACATCTATTGATTCTATCTCCCTTCCTAAAACTATTCATGAAGCTCTATCCCATCCCGGATGGCGCAATGCTATGATAGAGGAGATGAATGCTCTAGATGGTAATGATACTTGGAATTTAGTAAATTTACCTGCAGGAAAGAAGGCCATTGGTAGTAAGTGGATTTTTGCAGTTAAATTCAATCCTGATGGGTCGGTTGCTCGGTTAAAAGCTCGCCTTGTTGCCAAAGGCTATGCCCAAATCTATGGAGAGGATTATTCTGATACTTTTTTCCCTGTTGCTAAGTTAACATCTGTCAGGTTATTCATTTCTATGGCAGCCACTCATAATTGGCCTTTGCATCAACTAGATATCAAGAATGCCTTTCTTCATGGAGACCTCCAAgaggaagtttatatggagcAACCACCAGGGTTTGTTGCTCAGGGGGAGTCTGGGAAGGTTTGTCATCTTCGAAAGTCCTtgtatggattgaaacaaaGTCCTCGTGCttggtttgaaaattttagtcTAGCAGTTGAAAGGTTTGGGATGCAGAAAAGCAAATCTGATCATTCTGTTTTCTACAAACAGTCTGAAGCTGGTATTATTTTGTTGGTagtatatgtggatgatattgttATCACTGGGAATGATGCTGCAGGTATTTCATCTCTTAAAACTTTTCTCCATAGTCAATTTCAGACAAAGGATTTGGGGCTGTTAAAGtatttttttgggtattgaggtaGCAAAGAGTAGGAAGGGGATATTCCTGTCCCAAAGGAAATATGTTCTTGACTTACTATCTGAAACGGGAAAATTGGGAGCTAAACCAGCTAGTACCCCAATGATTCCTAACTTGTAGCTCACAAAAGAAGGTGAATTGTTAGAAGATCCTGGGAGGTATAGAAGATTGGTTGGAAAGTTGAATTATCTTACAGTGACTCGTCCAGATATTGCGTATTCAGTTAGTGTTGTTAGTCAATATATGTCTAATCCTACTGTTAATCATTGGACAGCTGTAGAACAaattttgtgttatttaaaaGGAGCTCCTGGACGTGGTATTCTGTATAAAAATCATGGTCATACTAGGATTGAGTGTTTTTCAGATGCTGATTGGGCAGGATCCAAGGCAGATCGAAGATCCACAACTGGATTTTGTGTCTTTGTTGGAGGAAACCTGGTCTCatggaagagtaagaagcaGAATGTTATCTCGCGATCGAGTGCAGAATCAGAATATAGAGCTATGGCACAATCGGTATGTGAAATCATGTGGATAAATCAACTTCTAACTGAAGTAGGTCTCAAAACCTCAATGCCTGCAAAATTGTGGTGTGATAACCAAGCGGCTCTTCATATTGCATCCAATCCCGTATTTCATGAGCGAACAAAACACATCGAAATAGATTGTCATTTTGTTCGTGAGAAAATACAGCAGGGCTTGATTTCTATAGGATTTGTAAGGACTGGAGAACAATTGGGAGATCTCTTTACGAAGGCTCTACATGGGGTTCGAGTTGATTATCTTTGTAACAAGCTGGGCATGAGCAACATCTATGCtccagcttgagggggagtgttgaagatatgtgatctgatattatggaaagatttgatattgtaaatattaggaaagatatgattatagtatcatgtattaattaggtatcatatgattatagtatcatatattaattaggtagtagattgatttagattagcatgattttaggatctaaattaagttacacttgtgtatatatatatgtatattgtgtagtccaaaaaattgaagaagagtattttctctccttttGTCTTAGTTTACACTAAGCAGTAAATATCAGTAAACAAAAGTGAACAAGTACTATAAGAAGTAAAAGCTAACAACTTAAATTTCTACTTGGCTCTTTGCCAAGTGAGTTGGAAACAGTACCTTGGGTCTTGGAGTGACTGCTTCAAATATCCGTACAGAGGGAGCATCAAAGTCAGGGTGGTCCAAAACAACATATGCTCCCTTATTCAGGTACCTGGCCTCTTTCGCCTGCTATGTAGAAATGTATAAACATTCATGGTGTTATATGTCTATAAACAGGTGCATACATTAGCTTCCATAGTATTTTAAATGCCCCACTGCATTAGCTTTGAAGAACCAATTCAACCTACTTTCAGCATCAGTAAGTGTTTGACCTTAACAACTTCCCTGAGTGAGGCTAGCTTTACTAACTTCTCAGGCCTACTAAAACCATCCAATGAATACTAAAAGCCACATTCGAAATAaccatatatattaaaaaaccACACACATGAACAGGCACAGAAACACAGAAAACATGCATAGAAGATTCTCCAGCTTTACTTTTCTTACCTTGCACCCTAGAAATAATTTCCATTCTATGAAAAAGTGTTCTTAAAGAAGGATTTCCAACCTGGCTGACCAGAATCACAAAGGGAAGATCTATTTAGAGGCCCATACACAATTCCCAATCAACCATATAAAAGAGGCTAATCTATTTTATGGTGGGGATAAATTTCAATGAAAAACTAAAACAGACCATTAACCCAGCAATAACTCCTTTTATTCTCACAGCAGGAGAGATAAACACCTGCACCATAACATTTGATCTCTCCAAGCTCTGCTAAAACAATAGGGTGGTCAACTATGTTCTAAATATCTAAACATAACATAACAGATCTgttgaaatgaaaaattttaataGATTATATAGGataaaaatgctaaaaaatcACAATAAACCACTTGACCCACCAAAATATGTTACACTATGTGATAAAGAAGAGgataaatgaaattaaaaagaaaaaggacagaAAAATAAACCTGGAACTGTGGATAATCTGGGGCACTAAATACTGTAATTAGTCTTCCAGCTTCCACATCATGATCAATGGTGTACCCTTCATCTATTCCTCCGAGGCCAAGCTGGCCTTTTCTTACATCAGGACCTTCATGTCCCCTGATAATTAACTGATGCAGGAAAAATATAGATATCCGAATTGTACATATTTAGATACAAATGTGAAAGAGAAAGTGGAGAAAGGTAAAaccaaccaaaagaaaaaaatttgctcTACAGTGTTCACCTTCAAATTTGAGTTCTTTAAAAACTCATCTGTAAAATCTGGGCCCCACAAGAGGCCAAAAGATTGTTGATTAGTCCTGGAAAATCCAGGGCTCATTGACGGGGCAGACCACAATATATCACCAATAATTGCGTTCTTACCATTTAAAGGAGGATCTAGGACGAATCTTCTTATTTTCGATAGGTCCTCTAAAGAGCCAATCTCCTTCAGGTCATCTACTGAAGTTTTACTCTTCTTTCCTTTAGTGATGCTACGAAAGAGTCCTCCATGTGTAACATATGTTTTACCAGCTATGACAGAAGAAAGAGGAAGCTTTATAAAGCAACTCAAACATTTTTGGTACACATCTTTTCCTTTGGTCCCATATTTAACCAAAATTTCCTGTTTGAACCCATGCTTGCTAGAACAAAGTTTGGTCTCATGATTACCACGTAGAAGGTGTACCTTGTTGGGGAAAAGGACCTAGAAAAGCCAATGAAATTGTTAGCTAAAACTTTAAACAATCTCAGCTGCTATGGTATAAGCTTATGATGCCATAAGTAAGGTTAACTACTCTTACCTTCCAAGCCAACAAGATAAGAAAGGTTTCGAGCCCCCAAGCTCCTATGTCCACGTAATTCCCATTGAATATAAAGAATCTATCATCATCAGGGTATTTAGCATCTCTTAACAAGAATAGCAGATCATGCAGCTGTCCATGCAAATCTCCAACCACTACAACCCTAGATCCTGGGCTCAATCCCAATTCACCATCTATTCTCAGGCAGTTGGGCTCTTTAGACATGATAGTTGATGCTGATAAAACCAATTGATTGAATACCTCTTCAGGAACCACAGAGGAAAATTGTTCAGGAGGCATGTTCCTAGAGGACCAATCAAGAGCAATCTCCAAATCCATGATCCATTCACGAGTTAAAAGACCACTAGAAGGCCATGATAGGGGAAGAGGTGGACAAGAATGTGGAAGAGGTAAAACTGAGGAGGAAAGTTCTCCAAATACAACTGGTAAGCTtgacttattttttgaaaggcAAAGGACTGGTGGGGGTCGAGGATCATTAGGCACAGGCGGAGATGGAGGATCAATAGAAATTGAGGGACAAGGAGGATCATTAGGCACTGAGAGGGAAGGAGGATCAATAGGCACTGAGGGGCCAGGAGGATCAATAGGCACTGATGGGGATGGAGGATCAATAGGCATTGATGGAGATGGAGAATAAATACGCATTGATGGGGATGGAGGATCAACAGGCATTGCTGGAGGATCCTGTGACAATCCTACTGCTGAGGTTGCTAGAACACTAAGTGGTGAGTGAACTGAAATTGATGCAGCATCTGGTAATGGATGCAAAGTTATATCAGTAGGTGTAATTGGTGAAGCTTTATTAACATTTTTCTTCCTTGATTTCCTTGGAGATCTTGGAGCAACAAGGCCTCTGTGTCTCTTGCGGGAAGGCATATGTGAAGAAGAGGGAGCTGGTGTTGACCTTGATACTACGATCTCAGATGCAAGATGTCCAGCTGGACCAGGGTGCTTCTGCATTGTCTCCAGTGAATTGATGCACATCCTTCGAATTTGTACAAGTGATTGTAACCCCAAATCCTCATTAAATTCCTTGATGGTCCCATCGCTTTTCTTATAGATGCTCACAATTGTCTCTgcctgaaaagagaaaagagtaCATCATTATAACCCAGTAAGCTTGACCAAGTAATTGAGATACAAAAATCGATCCTAGCACATACTATTGACTTGATTATGTCTTCCTTCTCAACATATCTTTCCTCTTGCTTCTGACTTGGATTCCCAATCCTTAAGCGAGTAATCTCACGATACCACACAAGATAAGGATCATCATCAGCCATTATTCCGTCAAATGGCTCTCCCTGAATGATATGCTGATTACAATCTCTCCAGAGCAAAACATGGTGCAAATGAAGTTTTTCAAAGTCATAACCTTCCCTTCCACGCATGTCAGTCCGATGAAGGTCCCTGCGAGTATCACAATTAGGTGGCTTCATCTGCTTAAGCCCAAACTGACGCATTACTCGGTTTGGAAGATGCCACTCCACTATACTAAAACATATAAGTGGTGACACTGTATGCCAAATTGCTTGACCAGACAAACAATACGATGGCAATTGTGCTGTAACTTCAGGAGTGTAAGGTCTCCATATAAACTGAgaagga
This region of Coffea arabica cultivar ET-39 chromosome 3c, Coffea Arabica ET-39 HiFi, whole genome shotgun sequence genomic DNA includes:
- the LOC140037768 gene encoding inositol 1,3,4-trisphosphate 5/6-kinase 4-like isoform X3 produces the protein MERGAFPSHPTQNGLIFLPLNFELPISSQLQQVDVLLHKATDEIVDVKMSSSSEFVDKIEYTKGMQDLQRYTESHPECCVIDPFPNIYPVLDRLRIQQILFGLENLCIKSCYRIRGPRFLKVNSFEEPNLEHRLFEAKLSFPNIVKPQVACGVAVAHSMAIVFNIEQYKGLNVPLPAVVQEYVDHSSCLFKFYVLGEKVFYAIKKSTPNAATLMGLPEACDLKPILFDSLKSLPIDKKNQQVEDGVSSAGIQQLDLELVTDAANWLRSVLNLTIFGFDVVIQEATGDHVIVDLNYLPSFKEVPDDVAIPAFWEAIKWRFKSEREVEFATDSNFTANYSHRLFIVYLNLGRFLNSKTVIPSLFGCGCERFL
- the LOC140037768 gene encoding inositol 1,3,4-trisphosphate 5/6-kinase 4-like isoform X2, with translation MEAESKENILVVGYIMKPSRKEDFAKRGAFPSHPTQNGLIFLPLNFELPISSQLQQVDVLLHKATDEIVDVKMSSSSEFVDKIEYTKGMQDLQRYTESHPECCVIDPFPNIYPVLDRLRIQQILFGLENLCIKSCYRIRGPRFLKVNSFEEPNLEHRLFEAKLSFPNIVKPQVACGVAVAHSMAIVFNIEQYKGLNVPLPAVVQVSQELWGLLIKIATLMGLPEACDLKPILFDSLKSLPIDKKNQQVEDGVSSAGIQQLDLELVTDAANWLRSVLNLTIFGFDVVIQEATGDHVIVDLNYLPSFKEVPDDVAIPAFWEAIKWRFKSEREVEFATDSNFTANYSHRLFIVYLNLGRFLNSKTVIPSLFGCGCERFL
- the LOC140037768 gene encoding inositol 1,3,4-trisphosphate 5/6-kinase 4-like isoform X1, which encodes MEAESKENILVVGYIMKPSRKEDFAKRGAFPSHPTQNGLIFLPLNFELPISSQLQQVDVLLHKATDEIVDVKMSSSSEFVDKIEYTKGMQDLQRYTESHPECCVIDPFPNIYPVLDRLRIQQILFGLENLCIKSCYRIRGPRFLKVNSFEEPNLEHRLFEAKLSFPNIVKPQVACGVAVAHSMAIVFNIEQYKGLNVPLPAVVQEYVDHSSCLFKFYVLGEKVFYAIKKSTPNAATLMGLPEACDLKPILFDSLKSLPIDKKNQQVEDGVSSAGIQQLDLELVTDAANWLRSVLNLTIFGFDVVIQEATGDHVIVDLNYLPSFKEVPDDVAIPAFWEAIKWRFKSEREVEFATDSNFTANYSHRLFIVYLNLGRFLNSKTVIPSLFGCGCERFL